tcggattgagaaagttatccgaactcccacgattatagcaatcagggggagatatcgacatcagggggagttatgatgtctacatgttcgatctcgaagagtgaaggacgtgttgtgctctttttgtccttcgaccaggattatttttgtcccacagggtttttgttacctggcaaggtttttaacgaggcaacggatgaagcgtcaccaccaagtttgagcggcacaagggggagtgttgaaggaaaatcaagtttagtgtgccttatcaaactaggaataggaataggagagaaggttctagatttcccaatcctacacggattggtattccttgtaacattagaactagcactttgtaatccctatatatagggctcctattctcaataataagaacacatctctctcatcaatctctctcaaatacattatacttaaacacatAGTTCAAAGAATGTGATTATGAACAATGAGCACCACTGTTTACCCATAATTCCTATGCTTATGGTTTTCTTCTTTGCTATCTATCTAAATTTTCTAGAGTAATAATATATAGGACTTTGGAATACTGAATTTGCAGACGTGTTTAGTATTTTAATCAAAACTCAGaatagcacatttaaacatTAATATAGTTTCCCTCCCTTTTGGAGTCTTTTATAGTTTAAAGAAGTCCTAAAAACCCAAGGAAACCTATCAATTTAACATTATTTGGTTTGGATTGAACTGTGAAACAATCATCAAACCTAATATAATTGGATTGAATGAAGTATCCTTCAAGTAAAACTAGTTTTAAATCAATCACACTTCAAAATTAATACAATGAGATCAAGATTCTCTCTACTGGAACAAATCTAAACCAGAGGCAAAGACAATAATAAGATTCTCTCTGGATGATCATCCAAGAGAAGTATTCCTAGGTGAGGGACAAACAATAGGGCCATGTAAGAAATATTCTCTAAATTAAGCAGGCTAAAAACAACAGGCAAAGACGATACCATTGATACTAAAAGCAGACTTTTCAAATGGACTTTTGTGTGGTTCACTTTATTCTTAAACTCTCATTGAACATGAGCTATGAACCAATAATTCACGGATTGGTTTTGCCTTTGTCTGATTGCTAGCCAAGGCCATTAAAGAAATAAGGGTGGTTTAGAGGAACATATTATTATGAAGGCAGCAAATTACATGTCAAATAAAATATCATGTAGGCCATAAAGGGTGGAGTTCTAAATCGTCATGAACCGACACTTGAATCAGGTTTTTAGTATTTACCAGTTCATCTAACCCATCTATGTATTTCAAGCCATGTATAAAATAAAGGAGGGTGATGCTTTGGTTCCTATTTAGGAATAGAACTCTATTGTCATTGATGAATGCTCATATTACAACTTGATGTGCCAATAATCCTAATACATTAcaccatttctcatttctcaattTCAGGTTGAGGCAGCGAAACACTGTGACTATTCATTATGAAATTACGTgcaggaaaaataaatagagaaaaaacaagaaaaatcaattGTAGGGTTACCTGTGGAATGGGGTTATGGACCTCTAGCAGAGTAGCAGGCCAGCTTATCAACCAGGAGCTATGCTTCTTTAGTGGATCAGCTCAACAGTAGGAGACTGTATTCCAGAGAACAATGCATGCCTAACCTATTAGCCCTCCTTGGGTTCCTCTGAGGTACATCAATGTATGAGATCTAGATTAGTTCAATACATACTAGTTCAATATAGAAGTAGATTAGTTCCATTCATCGGTAGACTAGTTTAGCATTATCTCAAGCTAGTCTACAACTGTAGGGAGCTCATATATTATTGTATGTAGTTGGTCTACATTTAATGTAACAATGCGTTAATGAGCAATACAGCTTTCCACCCCCTAAATgaaaaaaacaaacacacatgATATATAGTACACAAAAGATATAAACTAAAATTGAATTACAGCAAACAACTATTTATTCTGTTGTCTTCTTGGCTATAAGTTAGGAATCTGTGATTCAGGGTGATAGTTCCGGTTGGTTTTGTAGTTTTGAAATGTCTAATGACATTGCTGAGTCAAGTATATTCAACTTTGTTTTGAAGTAAACAAATTTCTCATCTTTTTAACAGTTAAGGAATATAGCACTACTAGACGTGAAAATCAATGAGATGCAATCACAAACACCAAAGATATGATCAAATATTTTAAACCTAGCTATAAGGCTATATTATCGATATCACCCGCCAATAAGAGAAATAAATCTTTTCACCCCGACCAGAGGACCATTCCCATGCTTTTGACATTTTCTTTACTAGTTTGTTTGTAGTTGGGGGAGTTGGTACTTACCCAGGACTTCCAATTTGCCAAGAGGTGATAATAACTTACCGGTATCCCGGTCCTCAAGATATGATCCTACAGAAACCACATAAATGCATAGACATGACGAACCAGGAGCATGCACCACCTTATCATGATAGACCATCGATCTATCATCTGATGTATCACGTTTTTGCTGCCTGAATTCAGCTCCATTGACGGTTGACTTCTTCCACTTTTGGCCTGTAATGAGTGGTACCTCCATGTCGTGGCGTGTTGATTATCTCGAATAACTATCGCTTTGAAGCCTACGCATTCAAATTTCACTAGCATCATGAACtagatataaaaaaaacaaaagcggTAGCCCCATGAATACTCTGCTGCTATGCAGATGGACTTGAAATTCAAACAACTGTTCCTGAGGAACATCATAGTTGTCAAAGCAGCAGCTAATCTGCAAGTAACAAAGCTCCAGAAAATCAAACAGATGTTAGCACTCCAAAACACACGCCAATGTACATCTTGATCTCTAGCAAAAGCTAGACACTTCTTTAAATATATTGGCAGTCTCAAAGCTCCAAAATCCAAACCAATCCAACATATTAATGGCTACTCTAGCACAAATTCTTGTAACTTTAAATTTTTCTGACACATGGTGACATGGTGAAACAGCACTTTGACTAGCTCTATTTATATGAAGTATGGCCATTGAAATATGTTTTTCTGGTTATTATTGCTATGCAATGAGTCTCACCTGCCAACTGCAATGGGCAATTACACTCCCCTTTTATACCCATCTGCACCTTTATTTACCTCTATCTCAACTTCCTTTCCACTACCAAAAAaatcttttctcttctctttctcatcTCCAATGGCACCTCTAGTTTCTAAGCAATGCCCCAACTCCACCACCCCTTCCACTTTTTTATCAAAGCAGATTCTTTCAACTCTCTCCCAAAGTCTAGGACTTTTGGTGCTCATACTTGTAACATCCCTTGAAGCCTTGTTTCTGCTCCAAAAAAGACCACCCATTTTTCACTTCATTAACCTCTCTTGCTATACCATCGTCTTCATCCTCAAGCCTTACCTCTCCAAAAAGACTCATAAAGTCTACTTGGTAGACTTCTCATGTCTAAAACCACCAAGCTCCTGCAAAGTCCCCTTCTCCAAATTCCTCAAGAACTCCTCCATGATTGAAGGTTTCGACAGTGAAAGCATATCTTTCATGGCCAACATCCTCACTTCTTCGGGCCAAAGCCAAGAGACCTATCTCCCTCCAGCTTTACACCACATTCCTCCCAAAACCCACCAACATGAATACATCAAAGAAGTTCACATGGTCCTTTTCCCCATCATGGATGACCTTTTGGCCAAAACCAAACTCTCCCCTCAAGACATTGACATCCTAATAGTAAATTGTAGCGGTTTCAATCCCTCTCCTTCTCTAGCCTCCATTGTCATTAACCACTACTCCATGAGAACTGACATCAAGAGCTTCAACCTCTCAGGAATGGGATGCAGCGCAGGCGCTCTGAGCATTGATCTGGCTCAAAATCTCCTCCAAATTCACAGGAACTCATACGCCGTTGTTCTCAGCACAGAGATTTTATCGACAGGTTGGTATGCCGGCCATGAAAAACCCAAGTTGATCCTCAACTGCCTCTTCAGAATGGGCAGCGCAGCCATTTTGCtcacaaacaaaaaccaaacatCCAAATCTCCAAAGTACGAACTGTTCAAAACACTCAGAACCCAGAAAGCCTGCGACGACAGAGCTTACCTCTCCACCATTCGAGAAGAAGACTCCGACGGAAAACTCGGCGTCACCATCAAACGTGATCTACTACAAGTCGCCGGCGAGACGCTCCGAGAAAACGTCACCGTTTTGGGGTCGTCAATCCTTCCATTATCTGAGAAATTCTGGCACGGTGTTTCGATAATCAGGAAGAGATTCTTAAACAAGTCTGAGGAGATTTACGTTCCGAATTTCAAGAGAGTGATAGAGCATTTTTGTCTGCCGGCGTCGGGGAGACCGGTGATAAGGGAAATCGGGAAAGGTTTGAAGCTTGGAGATAGGGAAATGGAGGCTGCTGTGATGACGTTGCACAGGTTTGGGAACCAGTCGTCTTCTTCGTTGTGGTATGAATTGGCGTACTTGGAGGGAAAAGAGAGGGTGAAGAAAGGTGACAAGGTTTGGCAGCTTGGGATGGGGACTGGGCCGAAGTGCACTAGTTTGGTTTGGAAGTGTATAAGGCCCATTGAGGGTGAGTCCAAGAAAGGCCCGTGGGCCGATTGCATCCATCAGTATCCATTTGAAGCCCACGGTGAAGGAGCTAATTAGGTGTGGACACTGTTTGGTTCAGTTTTGGGGGCTGAATCATAATATAGGAATTTGGACcagttcggttcggtttgaTTTAGGCGTCCAAATCAATATGCCAGTGTAGGTTGGTTAACCCCTTTGTATATACTAGTGTGATTTGGTTATAGTTCAAGGAACTAGCAATTTTTCATATATGATTAAGGCGCCACGACATATTATTTATTGATAAATGTATGCGCAATTTGCAAATTCACAAAGGTACGTAATGTGAGTTAATATGTGTATCATTTTAGATGTTATAGCTAGTTTGTGTATACAAAATTAAGAACCAAAGTATCAAGCCATCAAGGGTTGGGGTGACTAAAACCACTCGATTGGCCAAAATATTGTcattatttcaaaataaaaatgatttctCATATTAGCCCCAAATATAGAGTTCGTATTACTATTACTATCCCTAAGTAGAATAGGAATATGTAGGCATGTAGCAGCTAATTAGTTAACTAGGTATGTGTTTAATATAGTCTGTATTACTATCCCCAAGTAGAATAGGAATATGTAGTAGCTAGTCACATGGTGACCCTTTGAGGCAATGAGAACAACCAACGTACTGATTAAGAAACTTTTCAACCTAGACAAAGACtgatttggtttgtttttctCAAACTGACAGAGCTTAGTTTGTTCTCCAATAAATTATAGCTTTAATTGAATGCTACAGAAACCAAATGCTGTGATTGATGGATGTTACGAAAAACAAATGCTGTGATTGATGGAGGTTACTGAAACCGAATGACTTAACGTTTCATCATCTTCTCTATAGGTCTATATGCTGCAATCCAAGTTCATCATCATAATCACTCTAGTTTTTGAAGCCTACATGAAGCTCGTAAACCCTAGCCTTCATATACACACCACTTTAACTTCATTTGATTCACGAAGAAGGAAATTTATTCATTTATCTTttctatgaaaaagaaaatgcaacaatttttcattctgatgtttggtaaCGTAAGAAAAGTGGGGGAGTATTCAGAGTACCGCCGTGTATTTGCACCAACACaaataaatggttagattgcattaaatacactttttctttattaaaaataaagttgataataaatatcaaggattgagattattttataagggttaggtcacttgcactgtcggtgcatagaataatttccaaaggaaagttatcagaaagttgttaaaaaatttgtaaataatgtaataaataatat
This portion of the Rosa chinensis cultivar Old Blush chromosome 1, RchiOBHm-V2, whole genome shotgun sequence genome encodes:
- the LOC112171831 gene encoding 3-ketoacyl-CoA synthase 6, with protein sequence MAPLVSKQCPNSTTPSTFLSKQILSTLSQSLGLLVLILVTSLEALFLLQKRPPIFHFINLSCYTIVFILKPYLSKKTHKVYLVDFSCLKPPSSCKVPFSKFLKNSSMIEGFDSESISFMANILTSSGQSQETYLPPALHHIPPKTHQHEYIKEVHMVLFPIMDDLLAKTKLSPQDIDILIVNCSGFNPSPSLASIVINHYSMRTDIKSFNLSGMGCSAGALSIDLAQNLLQIHRNSYAVVLSTEILSTGWYAGHEKPKLILNCLFRMGSAAILLTNKNQTSKSPKYELFKTLRTQKACDDRAYLSTIREEDSDGKLGVTIKRDLLQVAGETLRENVTVLGSSILPLSEKFWHGVSIIRKRFLNKSEEIYVPNFKRVIEHFCLPASGRPVIREIGKGLKLGDREMEAAVMTLHRFGNQSSSSLWYELAYLEGKERVKKGDKVWQLGMGTGPKCTSLVWKCIRPIEGESKKGPWADCIHQYPFEAHGEGAN